Proteins encoded in a region of the Saccharothrix ecbatanensis genome:
- a CDS encoding DUF5624 domain-containing protein: protein MRYQPNSHFMRLFELFTSAPDSIGQNLQRQLGAAHSETPLLVATGTDLVLFPGGGRPPATVNFRKGTRGFFEITAVSHLGLAIPYLARLRELGHPGWEADARELIAQCRVVQDFNNVSYWRDEVAVTAWRGHEEKITDLVDYTCATTADYLERALVNPELLDFEYLRANLLDGDGPNAVPVPFNDMMAATFALAALDAVHRTLKWLHEQPIDWARLMVIVAGRAGRLSAGLTWQTNNVCPILYEASERKLDPARLIIAPFAPTVEIEELADSEACARAESLYRRLWYSSMSSAQMSGLMWPNYPAFEKRIDQSPVVDEDTKVVNAMPVVRSVHDKRAIVTRLRYVMEDPAAQIATAGSQFMLDQLSANGNRPELVELPGFTYTTYPAGSRR, encoded by the coding sequence ATGCGATACCAGCCCAACTCGCACTTCATGCGGCTGTTCGAGCTGTTCACCTCGGCCCCGGACAGCATCGGCCAGAACCTCCAGCGGCAACTGGGCGCGGCCCACTCCGAAACACCGTTGCTGGTGGCGACGGGCACCGACCTGGTGCTGTTCCCGGGCGGCGGACGCCCGCCCGCGACGGTCAACTTCAGGAAGGGCACCCGCGGGTTCTTCGAGATCACCGCGGTCTCGCACCTCGGCCTTGCGATCCCCTACCTGGCCCGGCTGCGCGAACTCGGCCACCCCGGCTGGGAGGCCGACGCCAGGGAGCTCATCGCGCAATGCCGCGTCGTCCAGGACTTCAACAACGTCTCGTACTGGCGTGACGAGGTCGCGGTCACCGCGTGGCGGGGGCACGAGGAGAAGATCACCGACCTCGTCGACTACACCTGTGCGACCACCGCGGACTACCTGGAACGCGCGCTCGTGAACCCGGAACTCCTGGACTTCGAGTACCTGCGCGCGAACCTGCTCGACGGCGACGGGCCGAACGCGGTACCCGTGCCGTTCAACGACATGATGGCGGCGACGTTCGCCCTCGCGGCACTGGACGCGGTCCACCGGACCTTGAAGTGGCTCCACGAGCAGCCCATCGACTGGGCCCGGCTGATGGTGATCGTCGCCGGTCGTGCCGGGCGTTTGAGCGCGGGCCTGACCTGGCAGACCAACAACGTGTGCCCGATCCTCTACGAGGCGTCGGAGCGGAAGCTCGACCCGGCTCGGCTGATCATCGCCCCGTTCGCGCCGACCGTCGAGATCGAGGAGCTCGCCGACAGCGAGGCGTGCGCCCGGGCCGAGTCGCTGTACCGCAGGCTCTGGTACAGCTCCATGTCGTCGGCGCAGATGAGCGGTCTCATGTGGCCGAACTACCCGGCCTTCGAGAAGAGGATCGACCAGTCGCCCGTGGTCGACGAAGACACCAAGGTGGTCAACGCCATGCCGGTCGTCCGGTCGGTCCACGACAAGCGGGCCATCGTGACCCGGCTGCGCTACGTCATGGAGGACCCGGCCGCGCAGATCGCGACCGCCGGCTCGCAGTTCATGCTCGACCAGTTGAGCGCCAACGGAAACAGGCCCGAACTGGTCGAGCTTCCCGGGTTCACCTACACCACCTACCCGGCCGGATCGCGGAGGTAG
- a CDS encoding TetR/AcrR family transcriptional regulator, which yields MEDSGRRGSGVDGRAARWAGHREKRRAAMVAAALSAIAEHGPWASTEQIADRAGVSRPQLYRHFADADDLHDAVSHRVAEVFAAAITPELARPSGSAREIITRIVGTFVSWMADNLALYDYMVVRAVGPAPGRRGKAADLRVQIAERVRELLTAYTELLGVDQRPVDSMAFGVAGMVESATVRWLTAPGELDREQLVQRLTSAVWALLDDVLKDAGIELDPDFPLPELPYQPD from the coding sequence GTGGAGGACAGCGGCCGGCGGGGCTCGGGTGTGGACGGCAGGGCTGCCAGGTGGGCCGGACATCGGGAGAAGCGGCGCGCGGCGATGGTGGCCGCTGCCTTGTCCGCCATCGCCGAGCACGGTCCGTGGGCGTCCACCGAGCAGATCGCGGACCGCGCGGGTGTCTCCCGGCCGCAGCTGTACCGGCACTTCGCCGACGCCGACGACCTGCACGACGCCGTCTCGCACCGCGTGGCGGAGGTGTTCGCGGCGGCGATCACGCCGGAGTTGGCCCGGCCGAGCGGCAGTGCCCGGGAGATCATCACCCGGATCGTGGGCACGTTCGTGTCGTGGATGGCCGACAACCTCGCGCTGTACGACTACATGGTCGTGCGCGCCGTCGGGCCGGCTCCGGGCCGTCGCGGGAAGGCGGCCGACCTGCGGGTGCAGATCGCGGAGAGGGTGCGCGAACTCCTGACCGCGTACACGGAACTGCTCGGAGTGGACCAGCGGCCCGTGGACAGCATGGCGTTCGGAGTGGCCGGGATGGTGGAGTCCGCGACGGTGCGGTGGTTGACGGCGCCCGGCGAACTCGACCGGGAGCAGCTCGTGCAGCGGCTGACGTCCGCGGTCTGGGCGCTGCTCGACGACGTGTTGAAGGATGCCGGGATCGAACTCGACCCCGACTTCCCGCTGCCCGAGCTGCCCTACCAACCGGATTAA
- a CDS encoding response regulator transcription factor, with protein MIESAEPADRPVRAGRPSDTASDALTVAAVVATPLVREGLRAVVQRSGMRWLGAVAGPREALADLRRVRPDVVLVDSATDPLGTLIAELCRPGRVPTVLVLLNEDHPAPDLPRLGRAAGARGVMPLGAHPADLVAVIRRAHRSRLSVAVRAPAVGDVAETSTSVDRDDSRLSPRQMEVLEMIAAGMTSVAIAEALVVSPETIRTHVKAVLRRLRASSRTHAVSLAYRKGLLSPDPDHRPLRIPAPCADGPPAGRVRLDEADGPADTDVLVPSTRSA; from the coding sequence GTGATCGAGTCGGCCGAGCCGGCGGATCGCCCGGTCCGGGCCGGGCGCCCATCCGACACCGCGTCGGATGCCCTGACCGTCGCGGCAGTCGTGGCCACTCCGCTGGTCCGCGAAGGACTGCGAGCGGTGGTGCAACGGTCCGGCATGCGGTGGCTCGGCGCCGTCGCCGGCCCACGTGAAGCGCTCGCCGACCTGCGCCGCGTGCGCCCCGATGTCGTCCTCGTCGACAGTGCCACGGACCCGCTGGGAACCCTGATCGCCGAACTCTGCCGCCCCGGTCGGGTTCCGACCGTGCTCGTGCTGCTGAACGAAGACCACCCCGCACCGGACCTCCCCCGCCTCGGACGGGCCGCCGGCGCACGCGGCGTCATGCCGTTGGGCGCCCATCCCGCCGATCTGGTGGCCGTTATCCGCCGGGCCCACCGCAGCCGCCTCTCAGTCGCCGTCCGTGCGCCCGCTGTCGGTGACGTCGCCGAGACGTCAACCAGTGTGGACCGTGACGACAGCCGACTGTCCCCGCGACAGATGGAAGTGCTGGAGATGATCGCCGCGGGCATGACGTCGGTGGCGATCGCGGAGGCGCTCGTGGTGTCGCCGGAGACGATCCGCACCCACGTGAAAGCGGTCCTGCGCCGACTCCGAGCCAGCAGCCGCACGCACGCGGTCTCGCTCGCGTACCGCAAGGGCCTGCTCTCCCCGGATCCGGACCACCGCCCGCTGCGCATCCCCGCTCCGTGCGCGGACGGTCCTCCAGCCGGCCGGGTCCGACTCGATGAAGCCGACGGTCCCGCTGACACCGACGTGCTCGTGCCGTCGACGCGATCGGCCTGA
- a CDS encoding right-handed parallel beta-helix repeat-containing protein yields the protein MNVKPLIACASLLAGAVVVLSQSTAQAAPTRYEAETSPAVCTGTIDSNWSGYSGSGFCNGTNAAGAGLQFSVTAPTADSATIAVRFSNGATTSRSANLVVNGSTVQSVSFEATGAWSTWVSKSLTVPLAAGGNTIRLDPTTSTGLPNIDYLDVSVDDVPVGNALYVATNGDDSGPGTLAAPLRTIQKAVDLAQPGHTIHIRGGTYAPSTNIQILKDGTASQPITMRNYNNERVILDGENMPYTPGDVGSTIPRAQRGAIHIEGDYWRLIGLEIIHGPYGIFGLDSSNNVYDRLITRDNYETGLHLVLATSNNQILNLDSYGNRDPRKNGESADGLAIKEGSGTGNVVRGARLWNNADDGLDYWMFSSPILTENSLAWGNGFNRWNIPNYTGDGNGFKLGGNGVSANHTVRNSMTWDNAVGGFIDNNNPGQHRIERSTAWDNPKTGFQVDRSDSTLTKNLAAANGTNVSLGSNSSGSGNSWNIGGSWSFESTNTATITGPRNADGSIPSSNFLRPSNGADVGARF from the coding sequence ATGAATGTCAAACCCCTGATCGCGTGCGCGAGTCTGTTAGCCGGCGCGGTGGTCGTGCTCTCCCAGTCCACGGCGCAGGCCGCGCCGACGCGGTACGAGGCCGAGACCTCGCCGGCCGTGTGCACCGGCACCATCGACTCCAACTGGTCCGGCTACTCCGGCTCGGGGTTCTGCAACGGCACCAACGCCGCCGGCGCCGGATTGCAGTTCAGCGTCACCGCGCCGACAGCGGACTCGGCGACCATCGCGGTCCGGTTCTCCAACGGCGCCACCACCAGCCGATCCGCGAACCTCGTGGTCAACGGCTCCACCGTGCAGTCCGTCTCGTTCGAGGCGACGGGCGCGTGGTCGACCTGGGTGTCGAAGTCCCTGACCGTCCCGCTGGCCGCGGGCGGCAACACGATCCGGCTCGACCCGACCACCTCGACCGGCCTGCCCAACATCGACTACCTCGACGTCAGCGTCGATGACGTGCCGGTCGGCAACGCGCTGTACGTGGCGACCAACGGCGACGACAGCGGTCCGGGCACCCTGGCCGCGCCCCTGCGCACCATCCAGAAGGCGGTCGACCTGGCACAGCCCGGCCACACCATCCACATCCGCGGTGGCACGTACGCGCCGAGCACCAACATCCAGATCCTCAAGGACGGCACGGCGAGCCAGCCCATCACGATGCGCAACTACAACAACGAGCGCGTCATCCTCGACGGCGAGAACATGCCCTACACGCCGGGCGACGTCGGCTCCACCATCCCTCGGGCGCAGCGCGGCGCGATCCACATCGAGGGTGACTACTGGCGGCTGATCGGCCTGGAGATCATCCACGGCCCGTACGGCATCTTCGGCCTGGACTCCAGCAACAACGTCTATGACCGGCTCATCACGCGGGACAACTACGAGACCGGCTTGCACCTCGTCCTCGCGACCAGCAACAACCAGATCCTCAACCTGGACAGCTACGGCAACCGCGACCCGCGCAAGAACGGCGAGAGCGCGGACGGGCTGGCCATCAAGGAGGGCTCCGGCACCGGCAACGTGGTGCGCGGCGCGCGTTTGTGGAACAACGCCGACGACGGCCTGGACTACTGGATGTTCTCCTCGCCGATCCTCACGGAGAACTCCCTGGCCTGGGGCAACGGGTTCAACCGCTGGAACATCCCCAACTACACCGGTGACGGCAACGGGTTCAAGCTGGGCGGCAACGGCGTGTCCGCCAACCACACCGTGCGCAACAGCATGACGTGGGACAACGCGGTCGGCGGTTTCATCGACAACAACAACCCCGGGCAGCACAGGATCGAGCGCAGCACCGCGTGGGACAACCCGAAGACGGGGTTCCAGGTCGACCGCTCCGACAGCACGTTGACCAAGAACCTCGCGGCGGCCAACGGCACCAACGTGTCGTTGGGCTCGAACTCCAGCGGTAGCGGCAACTCGTGGAACATCGGCGGCTCGTGGTCGTTCGAGAGCACGAACACGGCCACGATCACCGGACCGCGCAACGCCGACGGCTCGATCCCGTCCTCCAACTTCCTGCGCCCCAGCAACGGCGCCGACGTCGGAGCCCGCTTCTAG
- a CDS encoding pectate lyase family protein, which yields MEHAKLNGRLRRRGSLVTCAVGLFVAGTIATLAPTAAGAGPTRETGAVGSANGFAAVSAWGQDGTTGGAGGPTVTVDTADGFLAAIARPGPLIIRVDGVIDLPGPMHDVTSDKTIIGLGTDAGLTGGGLNIGLPVDNAITEPPADAVHNVIVQNLTFDDWADDAINVQMFSHHVWIDHNTFVSGFDGAADVKRGSSYVTVSWNHSTHGKNMLVGHNPDNGAQDIGRLKVTYHHNFFDRTVERNPWVRFGDPAHVYNNYYVNSSKYGVRSSSDAGILAEGNYFQGVARPFQLDVVGTQPGNLVSRKNCFADSGTPLTRGTVAKIPYRYHLQPCKAVPAIVTAGAGAGKL from the coding sequence ATGGAACACGCCAAGCTCAACGGCCGACTACGGCGACGCGGCTCGCTGGTCACCTGCGCGGTCGGCCTGTTCGTCGCCGGGACGATCGCGACACTCGCTCCGACCGCCGCGGGCGCAGGCCCCACACGGGAGACGGGGGCCGTCGGCTCAGCGAACGGCTTCGCCGCCGTCTCTGCGTGGGGTCAGGACGGCACCACCGGCGGCGCGGGCGGCCCGACCGTCACGGTGGACACGGCGGACGGATTCCTGGCCGCGATCGCCCGGCCAGGTCCGCTGATCATCAGGGTCGACGGGGTGATCGACCTGCCGGGCCCGATGCACGACGTCACCTCGGACAAGACCATCATCGGACTCGGCACCGACGCCGGCCTCACCGGCGGCGGCCTGAACATCGGGCTGCCCGTGGACAACGCCATCACCGAACCGCCGGCCGACGCGGTCCACAACGTCATCGTGCAGAACCTGACCTTCGACGACTGGGCCGACGACGCGATCAACGTCCAGATGTTCTCCCACCACGTCTGGATCGACCACAACACGTTCGTCAGCGGCTTCGACGGCGCGGCCGACGTCAAACGCGGCTCGTCGTACGTCACCGTCTCGTGGAACCACAGCACGCACGGCAAGAACATGCTCGTGGGGCACAACCCGGACAACGGCGCGCAGGACATCGGGCGGCTCAAGGTCACCTACCACCACAACTTCTTCGACCGCACCGTCGAGCGCAACCCCTGGGTGCGCTTCGGCGACCCGGCACACGTCTACAACAACTACTACGTCAACAGCAGCAAGTACGGCGTCAGGTCCAGCTCCGACGCGGGCATCCTGGCCGAGGGCAACTACTTCCAGGGCGTCGCCCGACCCTTCCAACTCGACGTGGTCGGCACCCAACCCGGCAACCTGGTGTCCCGCAAGAACTGCTTCGCCGACTCCGGCACGCCGCTCACCCGCGGCACCGTCGCGAAGATCCCCTACCGGTACCACCTCCAACCGTGCAAGGCCGTGCCCGCGATCGTGACCGCGGGCGCTGGTGCGGGCAAGCTGTAG
- a CDS encoding ABC transporter substrate-binding protein, with translation MSPIRRSRKVAIVLAAVVATTLSACSSSDGGTTSGGATGTQDAVDAALREGGEITYWSWTPSAKTQVEAFQKEFPNVKVNYVNAGTGNDHYTKLQNAIKAGSGAPDVAQVEYQALPQFALTGSLADLGQYGFQTFEDDYTPSTWNSVKVGGGLYGLPQDSGPMALFYNKELFDQHGITVPKTWDEYVEAGKKLHAADPTKYITNDTGDAGFANSMIWQAGGRPFKTDGKSVTIDLQNEGTKKWTSVWNQLVEQKLVAPISSWSDAWYKALGDGTVASLVSGAWMPGVLESSVKDGAGKWAVAPVPTYDGGTPVTGENGGSAQSVLKQSSKPALAAAFVRWLNNGNGVKPFVDSGGFPATKADLESPAFKDEETPYFGGQKANHILTAAAGQVSTDWSYLPYQIYANTIFGDTVGKSYAGGTALDTGLADWQKALVDYGNQQGFTVNTG, from the coding sequence ATGTCACCCATCAGGCGCAGCCGCAAGGTGGCCATAGTCTTGGCCGCCGTTGTCGCCACCACGCTCTCGGCCTGCTCCTCCAGCGACGGCGGCACCACGTCCGGCGGCGCGACCGGCACGCAGGACGCGGTCGACGCCGCCCTGCGCGAAGGCGGCGAGATCACCTACTGGAGCTGGACCCCGTCTGCCAAGACGCAGGTCGAGGCGTTCCAGAAGGAGTTCCCCAACGTCAAGGTCAACTACGTCAACGCCGGCACCGGCAACGACCACTACACCAAGCTCCAGAACGCCATCAAGGCCGGTTCCGGCGCGCCGGACGTGGCCCAGGTCGAGTACCAGGCGCTGCCGCAGTTCGCGTTGACCGGCTCGTTGGCGGACCTCGGCCAGTACGGCTTCCAGACGTTCGAGGACGACTACACGCCCTCGACGTGGAACTCGGTCAAGGTCGGCGGAGGTCTGTACGGCCTGCCACAGGACTCCGGCCCCATGGCCCTGTTCTACAACAAGGAACTCTTCGACCAGCACGGCATCACTGTCCCCAAGACCTGGGACGAGTACGTCGAGGCGGGCAAGAAGCTGCACGCCGCCGACCCGACCAAGTACATCACCAACGACACCGGTGACGCGGGCTTCGCCAACAGCATGATCTGGCAGGCCGGCGGGCGGCCCTTCAAGACCGATGGCAAGTCGGTGACGATCGACCTCCAGAACGAGGGCACCAAGAAGTGGACCTCGGTGTGGAACCAGCTCGTGGAGCAGAAGCTGGTGGCGCCCATCTCCAGCTGGTCCGACGCCTGGTACAAGGCGCTGGGTGACGGCACCGTCGCCAGCCTGGTCAGCGGCGCGTGGATGCCCGGCGTGCTGGAGTCGTCGGTCAAGGACGGCGCGGGCAAGTGGGCCGTCGCCCCGGTGCCCACCTACGACGGCGGCACCCCGGTCACCGGTGAGAACGGCGGCAGCGCGCAGTCGGTGCTCAAGCAGAGCTCCAAGCCCGCGCTGGCCGCGGCGTTCGTGCGCTGGCTCAACAACGGCAACGGCGTCAAGCCGTTTGTGGACAGCGGCGGCTTCCCCGCCACCAAGGCCGACCTGGAATCGCCCGCCTTCAAGGACGAGGAGACGCCCTACTTCGGCGGGCAGAAGGCCAACCACATCCTGACCGCGGCCGCCGGACAGGTCTCGACCGACTGGTCCTACCTGCCCTACCAGATCTACGCCAACACGATCTTCGGCGACACCGTCGGCAAGTCCTACGCAGGCGGCACCGCGCTCGACACCGGTCTGGCCGACTGGCAGAAGGCACTCGTCGACTACGGCAACCAGCAGGGCTTCACCGTCAACACCGGATGA
- a CDS encoding carbohydrate ABC transporter permease, translated as MSLFLVYTLVPLAWLLISATKTQPALFNTSGLSFGDSFALFDNIVETFTHDDGIFLRWLGNTLLYVVVGAGGATILATAAGYGMAKYRFPGRRAVFAVLLGAIAIPGTALAVPTFLMFSKLGLTNTPWAIIIPSLISPFGLYLVWVYAVEAVPDEVIEAARIDGAGEVRIFLTVTLRLLLPGVVTVALFAVVSTWNNYFLPLIMLSEPDWYPLTVGLNQWSAQAAGVGAEPIYHLVITGSVLTIIPLVAAFLLLQRFWQSGLSAGSVKQ; from the coding sequence ATGTCGCTGTTCCTGGTCTACACGCTGGTGCCGCTGGCGTGGCTGCTGATCAGCGCGACCAAGACACAGCCGGCGCTGTTCAACACATCGGGTCTGTCCTTCGGCGACTCGTTCGCGCTGTTCGACAACATCGTCGAGACGTTCACCCACGACGACGGGATCTTCCTGCGCTGGCTGGGCAACACCCTGCTGTACGTCGTGGTCGGCGCGGGCGGCGCGACCATCCTCGCGACGGCAGCCGGGTACGGCATGGCCAAGTACCGCTTCCCGGGCCGCCGCGCGGTGTTCGCCGTGCTGCTGGGCGCCATCGCCATCCCCGGCACCGCCTTGGCCGTGCCGACGTTCCTCATGTTCAGCAAGCTGGGGCTGACGAACACCCCGTGGGCGATCATCATCCCGTCGCTGATCAGCCCGTTCGGCCTGTACCTGGTGTGGGTCTACGCCGTCGAGGCGGTCCCGGACGAGGTGATCGAGGCCGCCCGCATCGACGGCGCCGGCGAGGTGCGGATCTTCCTCACCGTCACGCTGCGGCTGCTCCTGCCGGGCGTCGTGACCGTCGCCCTGTTCGCCGTCGTGTCCACCTGGAACAACTACTTCCTGCCGCTGATCATGCTCAGCGAACCGGACTGGTACCCGCTGACCGTGGGCCTCAACCAGTGGAGCGCCCAGGCCGCGGGAGTCGGCGCGGAACCGATCTACCACCTCGTGATCACCGGATCGGTGCTCACCATCATCCCGCTCGTCGCCGCATTCCTCCTGCTCCAGCGCTTCTGGCAGTCGGGGCTGAGCGCGGGCAGCGTCAAGCAGTAA
- a CDS encoding carbohydrate ABC transporter permease — MTSISVPVQAPAARSARPARRLRPDRKGWLFVAPFLVVFALVFLAPIVYAMWLSLFREQVFFGGTEFVGLDNYAAVLTDAKFWESFLRVLLFLVVQVPVMLLLALVAALAIDSARLHASGFFRVVIFLPYAVPGVVAVLMWGFIYGDNFGLAADLNEWLGRKAVVPLSDDWILPSIGNIVTWEFVGYNMLIFYSALKVVPNDLYEAAAIDGAGTMRTVLSIKLPAIRGAVVIATIFSIIGSFQLFNEPNILRALAPNVISTFYTPNMYAYNLSFGGQQYDYSATVAIVMGVITAIIAYVVQLRGTRKGV, encoded by the coding sequence ATGACGTCCATCTCGGTGCCGGTCCAGGCTCCGGCGGCACGGTCGGCGCGCCCCGCCCGTCGCCTGCGCCCCGATCGGAAGGGCTGGTTGTTCGTCGCGCCGTTCCTGGTGGTGTTCGCGCTGGTGTTCCTGGCTCCGATCGTCTACGCGATGTGGTTGAGCCTGTTCCGGGAGCAGGTGTTCTTCGGCGGCACGGAGTTCGTCGGGTTGGACAACTACGCGGCGGTCCTCACGGACGCGAAGTTCTGGGAGTCGTTCCTGCGGGTCCTGCTGTTCCTGGTGGTCCAGGTGCCGGTCATGTTGCTGCTGGCGCTGGTGGCGGCGTTGGCGATCGACAGCGCCCGGCTGCACGCGTCCGGCTTCTTCCGGGTCGTGATCTTCCTGCCCTACGCCGTGCCCGGGGTCGTCGCGGTCCTGATGTGGGGCTTCATCTACGGCGACAACTTCGGCCTCGCGGCCGACCTGAACGAGTGGCTCGGCCGCAAGGCCGTCGTGCCACTGTCGGACGACTGGATCCTCCCGTCCATCGGCAACATCGTGACCTGGGAATTCGTCGGCTACAACATGCTGATCTTCTACTCCGCGTTGAAGGTCGTCCCGAACGACCTGTACGAGGCGGCGGCCATCGATGGCGCGGGGACGATGCGCACGGTCCTGAGCATCAAGCTGCCCGCGATCCGCGGCGCGGTGGTGATCGCGACGATCTTCTCGATCATCGGCAGCTTCCAGCTGTTCAACGAGCCCAACATCCTGCGCGCCCTGGCGCCCAACGTGATCAGCACCTTCTACACACCCAACATGTACGCCTACAACCTGTCCTTCGGCGGCCAGCAGTACGACTATTCGGCCACCGTGGCGATCGTCATGGGCGTCATCACCGCGATCATCGCCTACGTCGTGCAGCTGCGCGGCACGCGGAAGGGTGTGTGA
- a CDS encoding ABC transporter substrate-binding protein, with amino-acid sequence MPSDRRPRRTLAALVVAAATLAGCGSADEQPTGAAAVPAALEQPTTLTFWTWVPNIEKAIDRFETAHPKIKIDVVNAGQGPDHYLRLQNTLDTKIGAPDLAQVEYFALPQFATSGKIADLTPYGVTDLKDRFTASAWSQVLVEDRVYGIPQDTGPMVMFYRKDVFDRLGLEPPTTWDEYRQAGQRIKREEPGTYIASLDPVDFGTVGGLIWQAGGRPFTNRPNKSVGVNLTADAGVDAFAEVWGSMLAEGAVEPATQWTDEWWKAMAEGRYATWVAGAWAQANLEKWIPETSGQWAVAPMPRWDPAKPTAAEHGGSSVAVTAVSKHKAAAVAFAQWLNSDPEGAASLNADVRLFPATKALLEDPAFREQPAPFFGGQPVNQVFAEASRGVSADWQFLPYQAYANTVFDNTVGKAISGESDLGTGLGKWQESITRHGRENGFTVSSP; translated from the coding sequence ATGCCCTCCGACAGACGACCGCGCCGCACCCTCGCGGCGCTGGTGGTCGCAGCCGCGACGCTCGCCGGCTGCGGTTCCGCCGACGAGCAGCCGACCGGTGCGGCAGCGGTGCCGGCAGCGCTGGAACAGCCGACCACGCTGACGTTCTGGACGTGGGTGCCCAACATCGAGAAGGCGATCGACAGGTTCGAGACCGCCCACCCCAAGATCAAGATCGACGTGGTCAACGCCGGCCAGGGCCCGGACCACTACCTCAGACTCCAGAACACGCTCGACACGAAGATCGGCGCCCCTGACCTGGCGCAGGTCGAGTACTTCGCCCTGCCCCAGTTCGCGACCTCCGGCAAGATCGCCGACCTCACCCCATACGGCGTAACGGACTTGAAGGACCGGTTCACCGCTTCGGCGTGGTCGCAGGTGCTGGTCGAGGACCGGGTCTACGGCATTCCCCAGGACACCGGGCCGATGGTGATGTTCTACCGCAAGGACGTCTTCGACCGGCTGGGCCTGGAACCACCCACCACGTGGGACGAGTACCGCCAGGCGGGTCAGCGCATCAAGCGGGAGGAACCCGGCACCTACATCGCCTCGCTGGACCCCGTCGATTTCGGGACGGTCGGCGGCCTGATCTGGCAGGCCGGGGGAAGGCCGTTCACCAACCGGCCGAACAAGTCGGTCGGGGTCAACCTCACCGCGGACGCCGGCGTCGACGCGTTCGCCGAGGTGTGGGGGTCGATGCTGGCGGAAGGCGCCGTCGAGCCCGCCACCCAGTGGACCGACGAGTGGTGGAAGGCCATGGCCGAGGGTCGGTACGCCACCTGGGTCGCCGGTGCGTGGGCGCAGGCGAACCTGGAGAAGTGGATCCCGGAGACCAGCGGGCAGTGGGCGGTCGCCCCGATGCCCCGGTGGGACCCGGCCAAGCCGACGGCCGCCGAGCACGGTGGGTCCTCGGTGGCCGTCACCGCCGTCAGCAAGCACAAGGCGGCCGCGGTCGCTTTCGCGCAGTGGCTCAACTCCGACCCCGAGGGCGCGGCCTCGCTCAACGCCGACGTACGCCTGTTCCCGGCGACCAAGGCGTTGCTGGAAGACCCGGCGTTCCGCGAGCAGCCCGCTCCGTTCTTCGGCGGCCAGCCCGTCAACCAGGTCTTCGCCGAGGCCTCGCGCGGGGTGTCCGCAGACTGGCAGTTCCTGCCCTACCAGGCGTACGCCAACACGGTCTTCGACAACACCGTCGGCAAGGCGATCAGCGGCGAGTCGGACCTCGGGACGGGTCTGGGGAAGTGGCAGGAGTCCATCACCCGCCACGGCCGGGAAAACGGCTTCACCGTGTCGAGTCCTTGA
- a CDS encoding RICIN domain-containing protein — MFGRINRDTIRAVRHRRRGSALVAVLALLAATLLQLVGATPAAALSGAWPKVGAGGADVYDDGAEKYLAYHYYDANANGLGKLDIRHISMANGWPVLSGPLDFRNNHLVNQNSDHCADVWFNSTADGGYFTLSDVNSRQCLEIGAFSTVSGTALTQYSCNGGANQQWLLV; from the coding sequence GTGTTCGGAAGGATCAACAGGGACACCATCCGCGCGGTCAGGCACCGCCGTCGTGGCTCCGCTCTCGTGGCCGTGCTCGCTCTGCTCGCGGCGACATTGCTCCAGCTCGTCGGCGCCACCCCCGCCGCCGCGCTCAGCGGCGCGTGGCCGAAGGTCGGCGCGGGCGGCGCTGACGTCTACGACGACGGAGCCGAGAAGTATCTCGCCTACCACTACTACGACGCCAACGCGAACGGGTTGGGGAAGCTGGACATCCGTCACATCTCGATGGCCAACGGGTGGCCGGTCCTGTCGGGGCCGCTCGATTTCAGGAACAACCACCTGGTCAACCAGAACAGCGACCACTGCGCCGACGTGTGGTTCAACAGCACCGCCGACGGCGGCTACTTCACCCTCTCCGACGTCAACAGCCGGCAGTGCCTCGAAATCGGCGCGTTCTCCACGGTCTCCGGGACCGCACTGACCCAGTACAGCTGCAACGGCGGCGCCAACCAGCAGTGGTTGCTGGTGTAG